Proteins from a genomic interval of Acidobacteriota bacterium:
- a CDS encoding tetratricopeptide repeat protein: MRKKMKLIFVIFFLTVTFQISAQDKEGDLINKDFLLDLVAGLLKLDRIDEAVDVLNKLSASFPENYDIRLYRGIALCMKKDYESAFYEFQKIDNSLDLQKRTRGHIRPLRADDMALAAVSLQKERFTFSPKNTGLLYFGRGVTLIILKEDYKTAAGKLTSAIKKGYDEANVRYLLIHLYLKLKDYKKADEELKRLSERKGMDEVDYFIKGYLHYQRGLEKDAISFFKKAIEINSNLMEAKKNLACIYYNKGEWEKAAEIWKSVLEMAPEDIESKLNIARAYFYLGRLDEAKKQFETLNISIPIEKYSPKKIPLIFIPLENWIKFNVRYQIDYEALLKYGVDIEKLRKMGVKPSMVSATLNERALLILRTEGKIEEAIKILELATQIDRTSFFINYNLGQLYFNSGKLEKAKEYALKAIQNKKNFLEAHDLLGNVYFKEGKYNDALEEFKRVVEISESDAQGHYNLGCAYWALNELEKAEEEWRKAIIFDKQRLSKEKEEKFIEDGLSISMIVRKVPVSYRAHISLASLYERKDLIEDTIKEYEKAVETEPNNPEAYFELGRVHIPMNLATDSD; the protein is encoded by the coding sequence ATGAGAAAAAAGATGAAGCTAATTTTTGTTATATTTTTTTTAACAGTAACCTTTCAAATCTCTGCGCAGGATAAAGAAGGAGATTTAATAAATAAAGATTTTCTACTGGATTTGGTTGCAGGATTATTAAAATTAGATAGAATTGATGAAGCCGTAGATGTTTTGAATAAGCTAAGCGCTTCATTTCCTGAAAATTATGATATTCGCCTTTACAGAGGGATCGCCCTTTGCATGAAAAAGGATTATGAATCTGCATTTTATGAGTTTCAAAAGATTGACAACTCTCTTGATCTTCAGAAGAGAACAAGAGGTCATATAAGACCTCTTAGAGCGGATGATATGGCATTGGCTGCAGTTTCATTACAAAAGGAGAGGTTTACATTTTCTCCAAAAAATACAGGTTTATTATACTTTGGAAGGGGTGTTACCTTAATAATCCTGAAGGAAGATTATAAAACAGCTGCGGGAAAGCTCACCTCTGCCATAAAGAAAGGATATGATGAGGCAAATGTTAGATATCTTTTGATCCACTTGTATTTGAAATTGAAAGATTATAAAAAGGCTGATGAAGAGTTGAAGAGGCTATCGGAAAGAAAAGGAATGGATGAGGTAGATTATTTCATAAAAGGATACTTGCACTACCAGAGAGGTTTGGAAAAAGACGCTATCTCCTTCTTTAAAAAGGCTATAGAAATTAATTCAAATTTGATGGAAGCTAAAAAGAATTTAGCCTGTATCTATTACAATAAAGGTGAATGGGAAAAAGCGGCTGAAATATGGAAATCAGTTTTAGAGATGGCTCCTGAGGATATTGAATCAAAGTTAAATATTGCAAGAGCTTATTTTTATCTTGGAAGATTAGATGAAGCAAAAAAACAATTCGAAACGCTCAATATATCCATCCCCATTGAAAAATACAGTCCTAAGAAAATTCCCTTAATCTTTATCCCATTGGAGAATTGGATCAAATTTAATGTCAGATACCAAATAGATTATGAAGCCCTATTAAAATATGGAGTTGATATAGAAAAATTGAGGAAAATGGGGGTTAAGCCTTCCATGGTTTCTGCTACTTTAAACGAAAGAGCCCTTTTAATTTTAAGAACAGAAGGAAAAATCGAAGAAGCAATCAAGATTTTAGAGCTTGCTACTCAGATAGATAGAACATCCTTTTTTATAAATTACAATCTGGGACAACTTTATTTTAACTCAGGAAAATTAGAAAAGGCAAAAGAATATGCCTTAAAAGCTATCCAAAACAAAAAGAATTTTCTTGAGGCGCATGATTTACTGGGAAATGTATATTTTAAGGAGGGAAAATACAATGATGCATTGGAGGAATTTAAAAGAGTAGTAGAAATCTCCGAATCTGATGCTCAAGGTCATTATAATCTTGGATGTGCTTATTGGGCATTGAATGAATTGGAAAAAGCTGAAGAGGAATGGAGAAAGGCAATTATCTTTGATAAACAAAGACTCAGCAAAGAAAAGGAAGAAAAATTCATTGAGGATGGACTGAGTATTTCAATGATAGTTCGGAAAGTGCCTGTTTCTTACCGTGCCCACATCTCCCTTGCCTCCCTCTATGAAAGGAAAGACTTAATTGAAGATACCATAAAAGAATATGAAAAAGCAGTTGAAACTGAACCAAACAATCCAGAAGCCTATTTTGAGCTCGGAAGAGTGCATATTCCGATGAATCTGGCCACTGATTCTGATTGA
- a CDS encoding GAF domain-containing protein, with translation MRKKRTPQKSRRRKKRIIPHVLKEMKPYITNNCEKDSLHISFRKEKILSEMVIPFEIDRERIGILVLPSMRKNHFKESHLKRIEPIINRFLFDYLFLLEFFRFLKEKKGFKKDL, from the coding sequence ATGAGAAAAAAGAGAACGCCTCAGAAGAGTAGAAGAAGGAAAAAAAGAATAATTCCTCATGTTCTTAAAGAAATGAAACCATACATAACAAATAACTGTGAAAAAGATTCTCTCCATATATCATTTAGAAAAGAGAAAATACTCTCAGAGATGGTCATCCCCTTTGAGATAGATAGAGAAAGAATAGGAATTTTAGTTTTACCCTCTATGAGGAAAAATCATTTCAAAGAATCCCATCTAAAAAGAATTGAACCTATCATAAACAGATTTCTCTTTGATTATCTTTTCCTCTTAGAGTTTTTTAGATTCTTAAAAGAAAAAAAGGGATTTAAAAAAGATTTATAG
- a CDS encoding radical SAM protein — MYNSQLSQGFQAVARGIKNLIQKKPFSVSFEITHSCNANCHHCDKGGKIANEKLANASEYTSICKELNPIVAQLSGGEPLLRNDILEIAEKMRALGSLPIIVLVTNASLLTLEKYKLLKEAGVDQFCISIDFPDQKHDQNRNIPGLFQHLKELIPSLAAQRNNDITIMTVIRKESLQYLTQMATLAKKWDVKFNLTCYTPLRTGKFVHFITGNDLLRLKKVIEKLNEFRKKTRVFIPTKRVLSRYYQYFQNRGMPGCQAGIRHLVVNPDGKLVPCAMFYKSGYRTQEELINKFSLNNKCDQCYISMRANSEKPIWEMLFDNLPLYLRSILSH; from the coding sequence ATGTATAATTCCCAGCTGAGTCAAGGGTTTCAAGCTGTAGCCAGAGGAATAAAGAACTTAATTCAAAAGAAACCTTTTTCTGTTTCATTTGAAATAACACATTCCTGTAATGCTAATTGCCATCATTGTGACAAGGGAGGGAAGATAGCAAACGAGAAATTAGCGAACGCATCAGAATACACTTCTATATGCAAAGAACTAAATCCGATAGTGGCTCAGCTTTCAGGAGGAGAACCTTTACTTCGAAATGACATCTTAGAGATTGCTGAGAAAATGAGAGCTTTGGGTAGTCTTCCTATCATTGTTTTGGTGACCAATGCTTCTCTCCTGACTTTAGAGAAATATAAATTACTTAAGGAAGCCGGCGTAGATCAATTCTGTATTTCCATTGACTTCCCTGACCAAAAACATGATCAAAACAGGAATATTCCAGGATTATTTCAACATCTAAAGGAATTGATCCCTTCATTGGCTGCTCAGAGGAATAATGACATAACGATAATGACGGTTATCAGAAAAGAATCTTTACAATACCTTACTCAAATGGCAACTTTAGCTAAGAAGTGGGATGTTAAATTCAATCTTACCTGTTATACTCCTCTTCGAACAGGTAAGTTTGTACATTTTATTACGGGAAATGATTTACTAAGGCTTAAAAAGGTAATCGAGAAACTTAACGAATTCCGGAAGAAAACACGGGTTTTTATTCCTACTAAACGGGTCTTATCAAGGTATTACCAATATTTCCAGAATAGAGGAATGCCCGGGTGCCAGGCAGGGATAAGACATTTGGTGGTGAATCCTGATGGAAAACTTGTTCCATGCGCTATGTTTTATAAGAGTGGTTACAGAACCCAGGAGGAATTAATTAACAAGTTCTCCTTAAATAATAAGTGTGACCAATGCTACATCAGTATGAGAGCAAATTCGGAAAAGCCAATTTGGGAAATGCTCTTTGACAATCTTCCATTATATTTGAGATCTATCTTAAGCCATTAG
- a CDS encoding ABC transporter substrate-binding protein: MNKKIILIILSTFFIFFTRPRYGGILNLYLNEPISIVPYETGIEDFNFLPLLWENFLILKKNMSLNSSIFKNWSSQNDFKRWEFRIKESLFFSDLTPIESSVLKKSLETYIKSGTPGAEKLAAKISGGNEFLQNKSLKIKGIIDEEPLKLVIDLINSEPDFPLMLSTPYLFVFSERKNSYSGPFVLDSWVKGERIELLPNQNYFKGMPYIEKLQIFFSGKENPEITFDFYKVENNLNESHELIEGKNRMVYLLFNPSQMNENSRKAFVSLILTKWRNKNNRIKLASCFFPEKEVGFVLDFPGIKDFRAYLPYLDINLGIEKELEFMQKDLENVFKEELKINLFYFSSKEKKKIIEDGSFQILLVEEMFFPYQEDGERLIYLLDDVLYSTLDADYIEVFNVLKDREKISDINVKKELFFFSQKKLIEKAIIIPLFYFKENFSFNKKFEGLEVDVYGRPLFSSVRKRFPS; encoded by the coding sequence ATGAATAAGAAGATAATCCTTATAATTTTATCTACATTTTTCATATTCTTTACACGTCCTCGATATGGAGGAATTTTAAATTTATACTTGAATGAACCCATATCTATTGTTCCATATGAAACTGGCATAGAAGATTTTAATTTTCTTCCTCTTTTATGGGAAAATTTTTTAATTCTTAAAAAAAATATGAGCTTAAATTCTTCAATCTTTAAGAATTGGAGCTCTCAGAACGATTTTAAAAGATGGGAATTTAGAATAAAAGAAAGCTTATTCTTTTCAGATTTAACTCCGATTGAAAGCTCGGTTTTAAAGAAATCTTTGGAAACATACATAAAAAGTGGAACACCAGGGGCAGAAAAATTGGCTGCTAAAATTTCTGGAGGTAATGAATTTCTGCAAAATAAATCGTTGAAAATTAAAGGAATAATCGACGAAGAGCCTTTAAAACTCGTGATAGATTTAATAAACTCTGAACCAGATTTTCCACTCATGTTATCAACTCCTTATTTATTTGTTTTCTCAGAAAGAAAAAACTCTTATTCAGGCCCCTTTGTATTGGATTCCTGGGTAAAAGGAGAAAGAATAGAACTTTTGCCCAACCAGAATTATTTCAAAGGGATGCCATACATTGAGAAATTGCAAATTTTCTTCTCAGGGAAAGAAAATCCTGAAATAACTTTTGATTTTTATAAAGTAGAAAACAACCTGAATGAGTCTCACGAATTGATAGAGGGAAAGAACAGGATGGTGTATTTATTATTCAACCCCTCTCAGATGAACGAGAATTCTCGAAAAGCTTTCGTTTCTCTGATACTTACTAAATGGAGAAATAAAAATAACAGGATAAAACTCGCATCTTGTTTTTTTCCTGAAAAAGAAGTAGGATTTGTGTTAGATTTTCCAGGAATAAAAGATTTTAGAGCCTATCTTCCTTATTTAGATATAAATTTGGGAATAGAAAAAGAGCTTGAATTCATGCAAAAGGACCTGGAAAATGTATTTAAAGAAGAGCTTAAAATCAATCTCTTTTATTTCTCGAGTAAAGAAAAGAAGAAAATCATAGAGGATGGTTCGTTTCAAATTCTTTTAGTGGAAGAAATGTTTTTTCCATATCAGGAGGATGGGGAAAGATTAATATATTTACTTGATGATGTTTTATATTCTACCTTGGATGCAGATTATATAGAGGTTTTTAACGTGTTAAAAGATCGGGAAAAGATTTCGGACATCAATGTAAAAAAAGAATTATTCTTTTTCTCTCAGAAGAAATTAATTGAGAAAGCGATTATTATTCCCCTTTTCTATTTCAAAGAAAATTTTTCATTCAATAAGAAATTTGAAGGTCTTGAAGTCGATGTCTATGGTAGACCTCTTTTCTCCAGCGTTAGAAAAAGATTCCCATCCTGA
- a CDS encoding DUF5668 domain-containing protein, whose amino-acid sequence MKQKRTESLIFGLILLVIGVLFLIHNLGYRFDVWDIIADYWPLILIVIGIKYLYEGLKKKIL is encoded by the coding sequence ATGAAACAAAAAAGAACAGAGTCATTAATTTTCGGTTTGATTCTTCTCGTAATTGGGGTATTGTTTTTAATTCATAATTTAGGATACAGATTTGATGTATGGGATATAATTGCTGATTACTGGCCCCTTATATTGATTGTGATTGGAATTAAATATCTCTATGAAGGATTGAAGAAAAAAATCTTATGA
- a CDS encoding DUF5668 domain-containing protein translates to MSCFYHPEREGKFVCVHCGKSLCDECMIEVDGKVYCKECVKDEVKKVTTYEKKKSPGLAAVLAIVPGLGAIYNGQVLKAVTFILIFGILIGIQGRARGVEEVIFGLLIAGFYFFMIVDAYNTAKSINLGEEYRPTLKLGKEEGSIFWGMVLIVLGVIFQLANWRVFSYDDVLRLWPLILIFISFRMLYVWHREARKREEK, encoded by the coding sequence ATGAGCTGCTTTTATCATCCAGAAAGGGAAGGGAAATTTGTATGCGTCCATTGTGGAAAATCTCTCTGTGATGAATGCATGATAGAAGTTGATGGAAAAGTTTATTGTAAGGAATGTGTAAAGGATGAAGTAAAAAAAGTTACCACTTATGAGAAGAAAAAATCCCCGGGACTTGCTGCAGTGCTTGCAATAGTTCCAGGGCTCGGTGCCATTTACAATGGTCAGGTTCTTAAGGCAGTTACTTTTATTTTAATATTTGGGATTCTGATTGGCATTCAGGGTCGAGCTCGTGGAGTGGAAGAAGTAATTTTTGGTCTTCTTATAGCAGGATTTTACTTTTTTATGATTGTTGATGCTTATAACACTGCAAAATCGATAAATTTAGGAGAAGAGTATAGACCTACCTTAAAATTGGGAAAAGAAGAAGGTTCGATTTTCTGGGGTATGGTATTGATTGTACTGGGAGTGATATTTCAGCTTGCTAACTGGAGAGTTTTTTCTTATGACGATGTGTTAAGATTGTGGCCGCTTATTTTGATTTTTATATCATTCAGGATGCTTTATGTATGGCACAGAGAAGCAAGAAAGAGGGAGGAAAAATAA
- a CDS encoding zf-HC2 domain-containing protein, protein MGECERIRDLLSFYVEKSIDQASIHEIEVHLEKCGECGNYYESLRDVIVSLSNFPEIEPEEELIERILTSTSLKGVKKAPRYFGFPYRIELAFSLLLIFLVVYVPSPRKQLFFENVNKSTHIMLGQIEKLYSKTSILLDNLNTLKDFITLSYKERADIIPGILEKKEKPERESSSSVSTKIAVANINNRKDKFDNFYINI, encoded by the coding sequence ATGGGAGAATGTGAAAGAATAAGAGATTTATTGAGTTTTTACGTTGAGAAGAGCATTGATCAGGCTTCAATTCATGAGATAGAAGTCCATCTTGAAAAATGTGGAGAGTGTGGAAATTATTATGAATCTTTAAGGGATGTTATCGTTTCTCTTTCGAATTTTCCTGAGATTGAACCTGAAGAGGAGCTGATTGAAAGAATTCTTACATCCACATCCCTAAAAGGAGTTAAGAAAGCGCCCAGATATTTCGGATTCCCATACCGTATAGAACTGGCGTTTTCTTTACTTCTGATTTTTCTTGTTGTTTATGTCCCATCTCCAAGAAAACAGTTGTTTTTTGAAAATGTGAATAAGAGCACTCATATAATGTTAGGTCAGATCGAGAAATTGTATTCAAAAACTTCCATATTGCTCGATAATCTGAATACTTTAAAAGATTTTATCACTTTATCATACAAAGAGAGAGCTGATATAATCCCAGGAATTCTTGAGAAGAAAGAAAAACCGGAAAGAGAAAGTTCTTCATCCGTTTCAACTAAAATAGCTGTTGCCAATATCAACAACAGAAAAGATAAATTTGATAATTTTTATATAAATATTTAA
- a CDS encoding sigma-70 family RNA polymerase sigma factor — translation MDWQKIVKNSIDGDKDSWEFLVRNFTKRIFNMAYQFSLSKVEAEDLTQEIFIKLWNSLNKYDFKVGFPLWFIRLARNHLIDWYRKHKREKSGIERFKEEVSFSERDESSEYVREFVWEGIKALTPESRLSIIFRDIQGLSYQEIAEILDLPLGTVKSRINRARLELAKILIEEKKRVKNGRM, via the coding sequence ATGGATTGGCAGAAGATAGTAAAGAATTCCATAGATGGAGATAAGGATTCATGGGAATTTCTGGTAAGAAATTTTACAAAAAGGATTTTTAACATGGCATATCAATTTTCACTGAGTAAAGTTGAAGCCGAAGATCTCACCCAGGAGATATTCATCAAATTATGGAATTCTTTAAATAAATACGACTTTAAAGTGGGTTTTCCTTTATGGTTCATAAGGCTGGCGAGAAATCATTTGATTGACTGGTACAGGAAACATAAAAGAGAAAAGAGTGGAATTGAAAGGTTTAAAGAAGAAGTAAGTTTTTCTGAAAGAGATGAAAGTTCTGAATATGTAAGGGAATTTGTATGGGAAGGGATAAAGGCATTAACGCCAGAATCAAGGCTATCTATTATTTTCCGGGATATTCAGGGTTTAAGCTATCAGGAAATTGCAGAGATTCTCGACCTTCCTCTGGGAACGGTTAAGTCAAGAATAAACAGGGCACGCCTTGAGCTGGCAAAGATATTGATTGAAGAAAAAAAGAGGGTTAAAAATGGGAGAATGTGA